Part of the Chitinophaga parva genome is shown below.
CGGGCCGCCGTATTCTTTGAAAGACTCCAGCATTTCCCGGGTGGTTTGCGCCAGTTGCTTAAAGCTGGCGGGGTATTCCCCTTTTAAAAATACGGTGACGGACACGGTGCCATCCAGCCTGCGCAACAACTGTTTGGTAGGCTCAGACAAGGTGAAACGCTTTTCCTGCGTGAGGTCCAGCCGGGTGTGGAAATAGCCGGCCAGTACGTTCAGCCCTATGAGCACGGCCACCACCGTGATGGCGCGTTGTATATATTTTTTCTGTTTGTTTGCTTTGGTAGATTCCATGAGATAAGCGGTGCGGTAATGGTTTGAGGGAAGGGCTTACTGCCACATTTTGCGCTGCAGGGCAGTTTTGGTCAGGTACAGCATAAGACCCGTTACACTTAGGAAATAGATCACATCCCTGCTGTCCACCACGCCCCTGCTGATAGAGTTGTAGTGGAACTTGATGCCCGCCATTTGCAGGTAGTAATCCCAGCCGCCGGTGAATATCGGTAATTTGCTGAGTGCATCAAAACCATTATAAAAAAGGAAACAGGTAAAAATAGCGATAAGGAAGGCGATCACGGCATTGGCGGTGAGGGAGGAGGCCCAGGTGCCGATGGCAGTGAATACGGCGCCGAGCAGCAGCAGGCCGATGTAAGCGCCGCCAATGCCACCGTTGTCAATATTGCCTGGCGTGGCGGAGAGGGCGCGGATGGCCACATAATACACCCCGGTAGGCAGCACCGCAATGCCTACGATCAGGGCGCTGGCCCAGAATTTTCCCATCACGATCTGCCAGCCGGTGAGGGGCTTGGTGCCGAGGAGTTCCATGGTGCCGCCTTTAAATTCATCTGCAAAACTGCGCATGGTAATGGCAGGGATAAGCAGCAGGAAGATGAGGGGCGCCAGGTCAAAAAGCGGGTCCAGGTTAGCATACCCGTAATCCAGCAGGCTGGTATCAGGGAATACAAAAAGCATCAGCCCATTGGCCAGCAGGAATACGATAATGGCCACGTAGCCGGTGATACTGCTGAAGAACTGGTTTATTTCTTTTTTAAAGATGGCGAGCATGAGATGTTCAGGTAAGGACCCGGTAAAGCTAGTAAAAAATGATTAATGTATTAATTGCTAATTAATAAGCAAACGTGAAATAACAAAGGATATTTCCTGGCGGGGGAGTTTTTTGGGGTAACCGGGAGCGTGGGCGGGTCACCGCGCCTGCCTTCTTTTTTTACGCAGAAAACACCTGCGTCCTTAATTGCCGCACGGCCTGGCTAATGGTCTCCACCACAAAATCCACCTCCGCTTCCGTGGTGAACCGACCCAAGCTCAATCGCAGGGAGGCTCTCGCCAACGCATCACTCAACCCCATAGCCTGCAGCACATAGCTGGGCTCCATACTCGCCGCATTGCAGGCAGAACCAGAGGATAGCGCCACCTGGCTGGCAAAGGCCGCCGACAACATTTCGCCAGACACCTGCCCGAAGGCCAGGTTGCTCACCTGGGGCAGGCGATGGGTGGCATCCCCGTTCACGGTTACATTACCCAGGGCCAGCAGGCCGTTTTCCAGCCGGTTGCGCAGCGCGGAAAGGCGGGCATGTTCTGCGTCCAGGTGCAGGCGGCACAACTCCGCTGCCTGGCCAAAGCCCACAATGCCCGGCACATTCATGGTGCCGGAGCGGAAGCCGCGTTCATGGCCACCGCCATCCAGCTGGGCCACCAGGCGCACGCGCGGGTCTTTGCGGCGCACGTACAGGGCACCTACCCCCTTGGGACCGTAGATCTTGTGGGCGCTGCAGGCCAGCAGGTCTATGCCGTCTTCCAGCACATGCACGGATATTTTGCCCACGGCCTGGGTGGCATCGCACATAAAAAGTACCCCGTGCTTTTTTGCAATGGCACTGATGGCGCGTATGGGATGGATGACACCCGTTTCATTGTTGGCGTACATCACGGAGATAAGGATGGTTTCCGCGGTGATGGCGGCTTCCAGGGCTTCCAGGCTAACGTGCCCCAGTGCATCCGTGGGAAGGTAAGTGACAGACGCGCCCTGTTTTTCCAGGTGCTCAAAACTATCCAGCACGGCCTTGTGCTCCGTGGCCACGGTGATCATATGTTTCCCCTTGCCGGCATAGGCTTCGTACACGCCTTTGATGGCCAGGTTATCTGCTTCTGTGGCGCCGGAGGTAAAGATGATCTCCTGCGCGGTGGCCCCAATAAGCCGGGCCACCTGGCCCCGGGCCTTTTCCACGGCTGCGGCGGCTGTCCAACCCAGGGGGTGGGTGCTGGCGGCGTTGCCAAACTGCCGGGTAAAATAAGGCAGCATGGCTTCCACCACCTGCGGATCGCAGGGGGTGGTGGCATTATAATCAAGATAAACGGGCAGTTGCATGGTGTGAATTTACGAAGAATGGGGCTGTGCCTGGCGCCCCCTGGCAAGATCCGACCGGGGCATGACAAGCCGGATTTTGCCAGGTGCCGGGGAATCGTTTAATTACAGGCGGCGCCCCTCCCAAACCGGCGCCAGCCAGTCATGCGGAAAGTAGAACATATAGGCATCGCCGTTTACTCCCTGGAAAAGGCTGTGCCTTTATACAGCCGCCTGCTTAACACGCCTTGCTACAAGCAGGAAGCGGTGGATAGTGAGCAGGTGCAAACCGCCTTTTTTCAGCAGGGCGATACGAAGATAGAACTGCTGGAAGCAACGGGGGAAGCCAGTACCATCAGGCGTTTCCTGGATAAGAAGGGAGAAGGGATCCACCACATTGCGTTTGATGTGGAAGATATTTATGCGGAGATGGAGCGCTTGCGCAGCGAGGGTTTCACCTTGCTCAATGAAACGCCGAAACCCGGTGCGGACAATAAGCTGATCTGTTTTGTGCACCCGAAAGACAGCCATGGTGTGCTGATAGAGCTTTGCCAGGAGATCCGCTGAGTTTTCGTATAGGCGTAAGCGGTAGATTGCATGTTGTAACGCGTTAAAACCAATTTAACCGCTTCATTATCATAAAGTAAATTTTTTTTTCATTCTGCAAATCCGGTGCGACCTTTAGACCGTACATATCCTATCGACGAGTAGTTGTAATAAGTGATCCCGGTTCATTGATTTCGTCAAGCAATTTACGTCGTTGTTAACAGAGAAGCGTTAGAACCCTTGTAAACAGTATAACATTCACGGGACGATCACCGAAAACCAGGCAAGAAAACACCTAAGATATTTTTCACCTTTATTAGGATCATCTCATTCAAATATAGGCTGGTAGTGACCTTGAGCGTAATGCACGGGGGCATTGTAGGCAATTAAGTTTTTACTCTAAAGTTGGCATAGGTTATGAAAAACCTGCGGGCTTTCCAGCTTGCAGGTATTTTTTTTATGGATATTCCTGGCGGGTTGGAAACCATTGCAGGAGCGGATCACGCCCCTTTCTTGAAATCCATTGCAGGCCGGTATTGCCGCTTTTGAGACCCCCTGCAGCATCGAATTATTTTAACCGAAAACAAATAACCTTTTCTTATACATAAGCAAAACGCCCGCTGGCAAAATAGCTGCCAGCGGGCGTTTACATATATAATTGTATTTATAACACTTTTTCCATTCCCACGCTGCGCGATCCCTTAATGAGCAGGTAAGCATGCTGGTACTGCTGCTGCGCCAGCCAGTTGTGCGCGGCAGCGGCATCCGGCAGGAAGAGGTAAGGATGTTTTACCTTACTGAAATCACCGCCTACCAGCACCACGGCGTGCCAGTGCGTTTGCTGCAGCAGGTCCACCAGGGCCTGGTGCTCGCGGATGCTGTCTTCCCCTAATTCCATCATACCTCCCAGCAGCAGTACTTTTTTGGGGGCATCAATACCGGCAAAATTCTCAATGGCCGCCCGCATACTGGACGGATTGGCATTGTACGCATCCATGATGATGGTGTTAGTGCCCTGCTGCATTACCTGTGAGCGGTTATTGGAAGGCATGTATGCTTCCAGTGCCGCGCGGATGCTGGCTTCCGGCACGCCAAAGTAGCGGCCTATGGTTACGGCGGCCAGCACATTGGGGGTATTATAAGCGCCCACCAGGTTGGTTTGCACCGGCGAGGCATCGCCATCCAGCGCTACGGAAAGCAGGGCCGGACCGGTTACCGCGTGGCCCTGGTGGTCTGCATGCCGGCTGCCGTAAGTGATCACGGTGGCAATGCCTTTGGCCATGGGAAGCAGGTAATCATAATCCGTGCATACAAACGCGGTACCGTTGTGTGTACGCAGGTAATCATACAGTTCGCCCTTGGCTATTTTCACGCCTTCAGGGCCGCCAAAGCCCTCCAGGTGCGCCTTTCCAATATTCGTAATGAGGCCGTGGGTAGGCATGGCCACTTCGCAGTAGCCGGCAATTTCCCGCTGGTGGTTGGCCCCCATTTCTATCACCGCCAGCTGCGTATCCGGCGGAATACTGAGCAGGGTGAGCGGCACACCAATATGGTTATTGAGATTGCCTGCGGTGGCCACCGTTTTAAAGTGGGAAGACAGCACGGCGTTCACCAGTTCTTTGGTGGTGGTTTTCCCGTTGGTGCCGGTAATGGCCAGGAAGGGGATCTGCAGTGTACGCCGGTGCGTATTGGCCAGCTGCTGCAAGGCTTGCAGCACATCGGGCACCAGTACCATTTTGTCCGGTTGTGTATAGTAAGCCGCTTCATCCACTACGGCACAGGCGGCGCCTGCGGCCAGGGCCTGCTCCGCATAGGCGTTGCCATTGAAGTTGGGGCCTTTGAGCGCAAAGAAAATGTCGCCCTGCTTCAGCTTGCGGGTGTCTGTCTGTACAGAAGGATGCTGGCGGTAGATCTCGTATAATGCGGCTATGTTCTCCACGGGTATGATTTAAGCGTTGGCCAAAAATAAAAAAAACGGGCATTCTTCTGCGTGCAAATCCTACAACTATTTGGCGATCCGCCTGCGGCCGATATTGTGTATCTTACGGTGGTATTTGCAACCTATCCCTTATGAAAACCGTCTTTGTAGCCGTCCTTGCGGGCGCCTTTTTGTACCTGTCCTGCAAAACCTCCGAAGCGCCCAAACCTGCGGGCAGTACGGAATGCAGCATGGACATCCACACCGCCGCCATACAGCGCATTGTTACCACCAGCTGTGTGAACCGGGGCTGCCACCCGGGGCAAACTTCCCCGGCCATCGCAAATTTTTCCACCCCGGACCAACTTAAAAATTATATTAGCGGTAACAAGGTATTGTTCTCCGCACATGTAACCAGCGTGGATGCAGACATGCCGGGCTCACAGGGTTTTTCTCCCTTGAGCGCCAGCACCAAGGATTCCATTGCGTGCTGGATCAGTAACGGAATGCAGGATTAATTGAACATCATGAAACGATATTTTTGGATGCTCCTGCTGGCCATGGCCGCCGGTAAGGGATTAGCGCAGGACGTAAGAACGGACAAAGCCGCTTCGGTATCCTTCTTTTCTTCCACGCCGCTGGAAGATATTAAGGCGCAAACCGCACAGGCTTATGCCACGCTGAACGTGAAGACAAAGGAAGTATACTTCAAGGTGCCGGTCCAGTCCTTTGCGTTTAAGTACAAGCTGATGAAGGAACACTTTAACGACAGCTACCTGGAATCATCCAAATATCCGAACGCGGAGTTCAAAGGCAGCGTAGTCACAGATGCAGACCTGGCAAAGGATGGCAGCTATGCCGTGGTGGTAAAAGGAGAGTTGCTGCTGCATGGGATAAGCCGTCATTATGAAACCAAAGGCACCCTGGTGGTGAAAGGTACCGAAGTAGTAGGCGATGCCAGATTCCAGGTAAAGCTGGTAGATCATTCCATTAAAGTACCCAGCCTTATGCTGGAAAATATTGCCGAAGTGGTAGAGGTGACGGTGCATGCGGACTACAAGCCGTAAGCCGCCGCCAGTGCCACTTTGGACCCCTATTGAAAACCCTGCCTATGAAAATGAAATATTTGGCCCTGGCCATGCTGGCGTCTTTGAGCGTGCATGGCCAGGCGCCTGCAGATCCCCTCCTGGCCGGCCTGGACTCCCTGGAGCCGGCGCATCAGCCGGTCATTGGCACTTATAAATCCACCCGCATCATTTTAGGAGAAAGCACGGAGACCCTGCATCAGCGGGAACTGGATTTCCGCGTGGCCCACCGCTTTGGCGATATGGGTGGCAGCCTGGGTGGGGCCAAGACCTTCTTTGGCATGGATAACTCCACAGACATCCGCATTGCGTTTGAGTATGGCATTACA
Proteins encoded:
- the gldF gene encoding gliding motility-associated ABC transporter permease subunit GldF, giving the protein MLAIFKKEINQFFSSITGYVAIIVFLLANGLMLFVFPDTSLLDYGYANLDPLFDLAPLIFLLLIPAITMRSFADEFKGGTMELLGTKPLTGWQIVMGKFWASALIVGIAVLPTGVYYVAIRALSATPGNIDNGGIGGAYIGLLLLGAVFTAIGTWASSLTANAVIAFLIAIFTCFLFYNGFDALSKLPIFTGGWDYYLQMAGIKFHYNSISRGVVDSRDVIYFLSVTGLMLYLTKTALQRKMWQ
- a CDS encoding cysteine desulfurase family protein; its protein translation is MQLPVYLDYNATTPCDPQVVEAMLPYFTRQFGNAASTHPLGWTAAAAVEKARGQVARLIGATAQEIIFTSGATEADNLAIKGVYEAYAGKGKHMITVATEHKAVLDSFEHLEKQGASVTYLPTDALGHVSLEALEAAITAETILISVMYANNETGVIHPIRAISAIAKKHGVLFMCDATQAVGKISVHVLEDGIDLLACSAHKIYGPKGVGALYVRRKDPRVRLVAQLDGGGHERGFRSGTMNVPGIVGFGQAAELCRLHLDAEHARLSALRNRLENGLLALGNVTVNGDATHRLPQVSNLAFGQVSGEMLSAAFASQVALSSGSACNAASMEPSYVLQAMGLSDALARASLRLSLGRFTTEAEVDFVVETISQAVRQLRTQVFSA
- the mce gene encoding methylmalonyl-CoA epimerase, whose amino-acid sequence is MRKVEHIGIAVYSLEKAVPLYSRLLNTPCYKQEAVDSEQVQTAFFQQGDTKIELLEATGEASTIRRFLDKKGEGIHHIAFDVEDIYAEMERLRSEGFTLLNETPKPGADNKLICFVHPKDSHGVLIELCQEIR
- a CDS encoding UDP-N-acetylmuramoyl-tripeptide--D-alanyl-D-alanine ligase, with the translated sequence MENIAALYEIYRQHPSVQTDTRKLKQGDIFFALKGPNFNGNAYAEQALAAGAACAVVDEAAYYTQPDKMVLVPDVLQALQQLANTHRRTLQIPFLAITGTNGKTTTKELVNAVLSSHFKTVATAGNLNNHIGVPLTLLSIPPDTQLAVIEMGANHQREIAGYCEVAMPTHGLITNIGKAHLEGFGGPEGVKIAKGELYDYLRTHNGTAFVCTDYDYLLPMAKGIATVITYGSRHADHQGHAVTGPALLSVALDGDASPVQTNLVGAYNTPNVLAAVTIGRYFGVPEASIRAALEAYMPSNNRSQVMQQGTNTIIMDAYNANPSSMRAAIENFAGIDAPKKVLLLGGMMELGEDSIREHQALVDLLQQTHWHAVVLVGGDFSKVKHPYLFLPDAAAAHNWLAQQQYQHAYLLIKGSRSVGMEKVL
- a CDS encoding YceI family protein; this translates as MKRYFWMLLLAMAAGKGLAQDVRTDKAASVSFFSSTPLEDIKAQTAQAYATLNVKTKEVYFKVPVQSFAFKYKLMKEHFNDSYLESSKYPNAEFKGSVVTDADLAKDGSYAVVVKGELLLHGISRHYETKGTLVVKGTEVVGDARFQVKLVDHSIKVPSLMLENIAEVVEVTVHADYKP